The Fusarium oxysporum Fo47 chromosome II, complete sequence genome includes a region encoding these proteins:
- a CDS encoding CDP-alcohol phosphatidyltransferase-domain-containing protein gives MSPKTRRQAAKAQNPSSDSEPEVRSNGNGSANGVADASDDAPRENIFLFIPNIIGYARIVLAIASLYYMPLHPRTCSFLYSVSCLLDALDGYAARIYEQSTRFGAVLDMVTDRCTTACLIVFLSSAFPRWAIVFQGLIALDLASHYMHMYATLVVSGTNASHKSIDESKNWLLRLYYTNKNVLFALCALNELFFIALYLLCFSSPLVSPYLIKPIQTVGAELQAGAQVNTSILAQIFPDPFSPAALELARANKMDSTVPWIIAGVSFPFMFLKQFINCVQLYNASLGLAEIDLKTRREQGLPRPKPKEA, from the exons ATGAGCCCAAAAACTCGACGACAGGCCGCAAAGGCCCAAAACCCTTCTTCTGATTCCGAGCCTGAAGTTAGATCCAACGGTAACGGGTCTGCCAACGGCGTCGCGGATGCTTCGGACGATGCCCCTCGCGAGAACATCTTCCTTTTCATCCCCAACATTATTG GCTACGCGCGCATCGTCCTTGCTATCGCGTCACTCTACTACATGCCCCTCCATCCTCGTACTTGCTCGTTCCTCTACAGCGTCTCATGTCTCCTCGATGCCCTTGATGGCTACGCCGCGCGTATCTACGAACAGTCCACTCGCTTCGGCGCTGTTCTTGATATGGTCACAGATCGCTGTACTACAGCCTGTCTTAttgtcttcctctcctccGCCTTCCCTCGATGGGCCATTGTTTTCCAGGGCTTGATTGCTCTTGACCTTGCCAGCCACTATATGCATATGTATGCTACTCTCGTTGTCTCAGGCACCAACGCCAGTCACAAGAGCATTGACGAGAGCAAGAACTGGCTATTGCGCCTCTACTACACCAACAAG AATGTCCTGTTCGCCCTTTGCGCTCTCAAcgagctcttcttcatcgccctCTACCTCCTCTGCTTCTCGTCTCCTCTCGTCTCGCCCTACCTCATCAAGCCCATCCAGACTGTCGGTGCCGAGCTTCAGGCTGGTGCTCAAGTCAACACTTCGATCCTCGCCCAGATCTTCCCCGACCCCTTCAGCCCTGCTGCTCTCGAGCTTGCACGTGCGAACAAGATGGATTCTACAGTACCTTGGATAATTGCCGGGGTTAGCTTTCCTTTTATGTTCCTCAAGCAGTTCATCAACTGCGTTCAGCTTTACAATGCCAGCTTGGGCCTCGCCGAGATCGATCTCAAGACTCGCAGAGAGCAGGGTCTCCCCCgccccaagcccaaggaaGCTTAA